In Vibrio celticus, one genomic interval encodes:
- the yqfB gene encoding N(4)-acetylcytidine aminohydrolase, whose protein sequence is MTAPTTMTFFERFETDILSGKKTITIRDESERDYQPGSVVEVSTLEQGRVFCNLKIISVEPILFDDLGEFHAQQENMTLQVLKDVIQDIYPGISQLYVVSYELV, encoded by the coding sequence ATGACCGCACCGACCACTATGACGTTCTTCGAACGTTTTGAAACTGACATCCTTTCTGGCAAGAAGACGATTACTATTCGCGATGAATCTGAACGTGACTACCAGCCAGGTAGTGTTGTGGAAGTATCGACGCTAGAGCAAGGCCGTGTGTTCTGTAATCTTAAGATCATCAGCGTTGAACCAATCCTATTTGATGACTTAGGTGAGTTCCATGCTCAGCAAGAGAACATGACGCTGCAAGTACTGAAAGACGTGATTCAAGATATCTATCCAGGTATCTCTCAGCTGTATGTTGTTTCTTACGAGCTTGTGTAG